The following proteins are encoded in a genomic region of Shinella zoogloeoides:
- a CDS encoding SDR family oxidoreductase, translating into MKTVLITGCSSGYGLEVARHFLANEWNVVATMRTPRQDLFSQEPNLHILPLDVTDEGSIADAIEAAGPIDALVNNAGIGVVGAFEATPMSHIRKIFDTNTFGVMAMTQAVIPQMRERRAGVIVNVTSSVTLAPMPLAAAYTASKQAVEGFTGSLAHELGHFDVRVKLVEPGYAPTTRFAQNTPILVENLIPESYAGFAAPIFAQFARPALTTRESDVAEAVWNAVNDRSGTLRFPAGMDAQALARTN; encoded by the coding sequence GTGAAAACCGTGCTGATTACCGGGTGCTCATCGGGTTACGGCCTCGAGGTGGCGCGCCACTTTCTGGCGAACGAGTGGAATGTCGTGGCGACCATGCGCACGCCCCGGCAAGACCTTTTCTCGCAGGAGCCGAACCTGCATATTCTTCCGCTGGATGTGACGGATGAGGGCAGCATTGCCGATGCCATCGAGGCTGCCGGCCCGATCGATGCGCTGGTCAACAATGCCGGGATCGGCGTCGTCGGCGCATTCGAGGCGACGCCCATGTCTCATATCCGCAAGATTTTCGACACGAACACCTTCGGTGTCATGGCGATGACGCAGGCCGTGATCCCGCAGATGCGGGAACGCCGCGCCGGCGTGATCGTGAACGTGACCTCTAGCGTCACATTGGCGCCCATGCCACTGGCGGCCGCCTATACTGCCAGCAAGCAGGCCGTCGAAGGATTCACAGGGTCGCTGGCCCATGAATTGGGGCACTTCGATGTTCGCGTCAAGCTCGTCGAGCCGGGATATGCGCCAACGACGCGGTTTGCGCAGAACACCCCCATCCTCGTCGAGAATCTCATTCCCGAGTCCTATGCCGGCTTCGCCGCGCCGATCTTCGCGCAGTTCGCGCGGCCGGCGCTGACCACGCGGGAAAGCGATGTTGCGGAAGCCGTCTGGAACGCCGTCAACGACCGCTCCGGCACGTTGCGATTCCCGGCCGGCATGGATGCGCAGGCTCTCGCCCGCACGAACTGA
- a CDS encoding alpha/beta hydrolase gives MTSRVMPRVLRRVIFAGLLVLASCAGRPEGVLVPSGETPPGVSKVDLLVATTRAPSSQPGVLFSGERGSQLELRDIAISIPPDANRKVGQVQWPKKLPADPMKDFSTVSVKPVESAKAGRVWLDHNLPKSRRVLVFVHGFNNRYEDAVYRFAQIVHDSKTDAAPVIFTWPSRASIFDYSYDKESTNYSRDALEELLRAAVDTPEVGEITIMAHSMGTWLAVETLRQMAIRDGRVPKKIQQVILASPDLDVDVFGQQLRAIGPDRPQFTLFVSRDDRALTLSRRISGNVDRLGQINPAAEPYRSMLEKQGITVIDLTALKSGDRLNHGKFAESPEVVRLIGNRLIDGQSVTDSEVGLGERLGAVALGTAQTVGSAASIVVSTPIAVFDPVTRRNYDDQWRRLGNSVEDTTTTAVGQ, from the coding sequence ATGACGAGCCGCGTTATGCCGCGCGTATTGCGTCGCGTGATCTTCGCCGGGTTGCTGGTGCTGGCGAGTTGCGCCGGCCGGCCGGAAGGCGTGCTGGTGCCGAGCGGCGAGACGCCGCCGGGTGTGTCCAAGGTCGATCTGCTGGTCGCGACCACCCGCGCGCCGTCGAGCCAGCCGGGCGTCCTCTTCTCCGGCGAGCGTGGCTCCCAGCTGGAGCTGCGCGACATCGCCATCTCCATCCCGCCCGACGCCAACCGCAAGGTCGGCCAGGTGCAATGGCCGAAGAAGCTGCCGGCCGATCCGATGAAGGATTTCTCGACCGTCAGCGTGAAGCCCGTCGAAAGCGCGAAAGCCGGCCGCGTCTGGCTCGACCATAACCTGCCGAAGAGCCGGCGCGTGCTCGTCTTCGTGCACGGTTTCAACAACCGCTATGAGGATGCCGTCTACCGCTTTGCGCAGATCGTGCACGATTCGAAGACGGATGCCGCCCCGGTGATCTTCACCTGGCCCTCGCGCGCCAGCATCTTCGATTATTCCTACGACAAGGAAAGCACGAACTATTCGCGTGACGCGCTGGAGGAGCTGCTGCGGGCGGCGGTCGATACGCCCGAGGTCGGCGAGATCACCATCATGGCGCATTCCATGGGCACCTGGCTCGCCGTCGAGACGCTGCGCCAGATGGCGATCCGCGACGGGCGCGTGCCGAAGAAGATCCAGCAGGTCATTCTTGCTTCCCCCGACCTCGACGTCGATGTCTTCGGCCAGCAGCTTCGCGCCATCGGGCCGGACAGGCCGCAGTTCACGCTCTTCGTCTCGCGCGACGACCGGGCGCTGACGCTCTCGCGCCGCATCTCGGGCAATGTGGATCGCCTCGGCCAGATCAACCCCGCCGCCGAACCCTACCGCTCCATGCTGGAAAAGCAGGGCATCACGGTGATCGATCTCACGGCGCTGAAATCCGGCGACCGGCTCAATCACGGCAAGTTCGCTGAGAGCCCCGAGGTCGTGCGCCTCATCGGCAACCGCCTGATCGACGGCCAGTCCGTCACGGATTCGGAGGTCGGCCTCGGCGAGCGGCTCGGCGCCGTGGCGCTCGGCACGGCCCAGACGGTCGGCAGCGCGGCGAGCATCGTGGTCTCGACGCCCATCGCGGTCTTCGATCCGGTGACGCGCAGGAATTACGACGACCAGTGGCGCCGCCTCGGCAATTCGGTCGAGGACACCACGACAACGGCCGTCGGACAGTAA
- a CDS encoding DUF1236 domain-containing protein: MRKILMAGAALALLGATAAHADDRDKEALGGAAGGAAGAAAGAVVGGPIGAVVGGVAGFAIGADAAVPDDARVYVMENPTPPVVLEAPVTAETRFDDSVTLTPIPEHPDLAYVYVDNRPVIVRTDSRQVIYAPDVQATGSISSDIPEATITYVERHPVDPVILEGPVEAGMVVPDTVQIVDVPENPNYGYIYVDQRPVLVDRGSRQVIWVR; the protein is encoded by the coding sequence ATGCGCAAGATTCTCATGGCCGGTGCCGCCCTGGCACTTCTCGGCGCCACCGCCGCCCATGCGGACGATCGCGACAAGGAGGCTCTCGGCGGGGCTGCCGGCGGGGCCGCAGGGGCTGCGGCGGGCGCCGTGGTCGGAGGCCCGATCGGCGCGGTCGTCGGCGGCGTGGCCGGTTTCGCCATCGGCGCGGATGCCGCCGTTCCGGACGACGCCCGGGTCTATGTCATGGAGAACCCGACACCGCCCGTCGTCCTCGAAGCTCCGGTAACGGCCGAGACGCGCTTCGACGACAGCGTGACGCTGACGCCGATCCCCGAGCATCCCGACCTTGCCTATGTCTATGTCGACAACCGCCCGGTCATCGTGCGCACCGACAGCCGTCAGGTGATCTATGCGCCGGACGTGCAGGCCACCGGCAGCATTTCGTCCGACATTCCCGAGGCGACGATCACCTATGTCGAACGGCACCCGGTCGATCCCGTCATCCTGGAAGGACCGGTCGAGGCCGGCATGGTGGTCCCCGATACGGTGCAGATCGTCGACGTGCCGGAAAACCCGAACTACGGCTACATCTATGTCGACCAGCGGCCCGTTCTCGTGGACCGCGGCTCGCGCCAGGTGATCTGGGTGCGCTAA
- a CDS encoding phosphodiesterase encodes MTKLIVFTDLHMVPEGATIIGLDPYQRLLAGIEHVNRYHPDADRVIITGDLAHRADTLSYERLHGLLARVVPPVAITIGNHDYRDRFLETFTHVRPDENGFVQQSIDFSDCRVVLLDTLFAPPYDYPMSHAGYLCERRLAWLDRALAGADGRPVLLFMHHPPHKTGFTGMDAIRLGNEDAFYDLVLRHGNVRHIFAGHVHRTIGGSHRGIPFSIFKSPVHQQPMPFDMPNASLSVDEPGAYGIVVVTEEGLQVHNEDYEIARRDPEIA; translated from the coding sequence ATGACCAAGCTCATCGTCTTCACCGACCTGCATATGGTGCCCGAGGGCGCGACCATCATCGGCCTCGATCCCTACCAGCGGCTTTTGGCCGGCATCGAGCATGTCAACCGCTACCATCCCGACGCCGACCGCGTGATCATCACCGGCGACCTCGCGCACCGGGCCGACACGCTGTCCTACGAGCGCCTGCACGGCCTTCTCGCGCGGGTCGTGCCGCCCGTCGCCATCACCATCGGCAACCACGACTATCGCGACCGTTTCCTCGAGACCTTCACCCATGTCCGGCCGGACGAGAACGGCTTCGTGCAGCAGTCCATCGATTTTTCCGACTGCCGGGTCGTGCTGCTCGACACGCTCTTTGCACCGCCCTACGACTATCCGATGAGCCATGCCGGCTATCTTTGCGAAAGGCGCCTCGCCTGGCTCGACCGGGCGCTTGCCGGCGCGGACGGCCGTCCCGTCCTGCTCTTCATGCATCACCCGCCGCACAAGACGGGCTTTACCGGCATGGACGCCATCCGCCTCGGCAACGAGGATGCCTTCTACGATCTGGTGCTGCGCCACGGCAATGTCCGGCACATCTTCGCCGGCCATGTCCACCGCACGATCGGCGGCTCGCATCGCGGCATTCCCTTCTCGATCTTCAAGAGCCCGGTGCACCAGCAGCCGATGCCCTTCGACATGCCAAACGCCTCGCTGTCGGTCGACGAGCCCGGCGCCTATGGCATCGTCGTGGTGACCGAGGAGGGCCTGCAGGTGCACAACGAGGACTATGAAATCGCGCGGCGCGACCCGGAAATCGCCTGA
- a CDS encoding proline racemase family protein, with amino-acid sequence MRWKRTIQLLDVHCEGEIGKVAIGGVPKIPGNSIAEQLNYINTVDDSLRRFLCLEPRAAATGSVNLLVPAKRPEADAGFIILQADQAHASSGSNSICVTTALLESGIVEMKEPETVVVLDTAAGLVKATATCRDGRCEKVKLTMVPSFVQELDVEIDTPHWGRVRFDISYGGIFYALVDVDQIGTKIEKANARALVDAGMALKDLINKSMKIVHPEIPEINGVAYVMFRDRDPDGLVRTATTMWPGRVDRSPCGTGNSANLATLHARGLAKVGDTFRSRSIIGSEFEVGLQAETEVAGRKAIIPTITGRGWTFGLHQIALDPTDPLAEGFAMTDTWGPQAGEIR; translated from the coding sequence ATGAGATGGAAGCGCACGATCCAGTTGCTGGACGTTCATTGCGAGGGCGAGATCGGCAAGGTGGCCATCGGCGGCGTGCCGAAGATCCCCGGCAATTCGATCGCCGAGCAGCTCAACTATATCAACACGGTCGACGACAGCCTGCGCCGCTTCCTGTGCCTCGAGCCGCGTGCGGCCGCGACGGGCTCGGTCAACCTTCTGGTGCCGGCCAAGCGTCCCGAGGCCGATGCCGGCTTCATCATCCTGCAGGCCGACCAGGCGCATGCCTCCTCGGGCTCCAACTCGATCTGCGTCACCACGGCGCTGCTCGAATCGGGCATCGTCGAGATGAAGGAACCGGAAACCGTCGTCGTGCTCGACACGGCCGCCGGCCTCGTCAAGGCGACGGCGACCTGCCGCGACGGGCGCTGCGAGAAGGTAAAGCTCACCATGGTGCCGTCCTTCGTCCAGGAACTGGACGTCGAGATCGACACGCCGCACTGGGGCCGCGTGCGCTTCGACATCTCCTATGGCGGCATCTTCTATGCGCTGGTCGATGTCGACCAGATCGGCACGAAGATCGAGAAGGCCAACGCCCGCGCGCTCGTCGATGCCGGCATGGCGCTGAAGGACCTCATCAACAAGTCGATGAAGATCGTGCATCCGGAAATCCCCGAGATCAACGGCGTCGCCTATGTCATGTTCCGCGATCGGGACCCGGACGGCCTCGTGCGCACCGCCACGACCATGTGGCCGGGCCGCGTCGACCGCTCGCCCTGCGGCACCGGCAATTCCGCCAACCTCGCCACGCTGCATGCCCGCGGCCTTGCCAAGGTGGGCGACACGTTCCGCTCGCGCTCGATCATCGGGTCGGAGTTCGAAGTCGGATTGCAGGCCGAGACCGAGGTCGCCGGCCGCAAGGCCATCATCCCCACCATCACCGGCCGCGGCTGGACCTTCGGCCTGCACCAGATCGCGCTCGATCCGACCGATCCGCTGGCGGAAGGCTTCGCCATGACGGACACCTGGGGCCCGCAGGCCGGCGAGATCCGCTGA
- a CDS encoding FecR family protein produces the protein MSPTQLSRRLFIAGGALALTSIGVRATQANAVIGKAVEITGNVSRRQANRLEGLKAGASLMDRDFVSTGKESFAELALGEDTSLLLGSETELLIDTFIAGQGGTIELGTGQMVFDRPEGLAKIDLTMRTAFGMIGVRGTKFFAGPNRGVFAVFVEHGRVEVTGGGVMKAVGRGEGVEIRAPGEAPGAVTQWGKARIREAYASVGIR, from the coding sequence CTGAGCCCCACCCAACTCAGCCGGAGGCTCTTCATCGCCGGCGGCGCGCTGGCGCTGACGAGCATCGGTGTCCGTGCCACGCAGGCCAATGCCGTCATCGGCAAGGCCGTCGAGATCACCGGCAATGTCAGCCGCCGGCAGGCGAACCGTCTGGAGGGACTGAAGGCCGGCGCGAGCCTGATGGACCGGGACTTCGTCTCGACGGGCAAGGAAAGCTTCGCGGAACTCGCCCTCGGCGAGGATACCAGCCTCCTGCTCGGCAGCGAGACGGAACTCCTGATCGATACCTTCATCGCCGGCCAGGGCGGCACCATCGAGCTCGGCACCGGGCAGATGGTCTTCGACCGGCCGGAAGGCCTTGCCAAGATCGACCTCACCATGCGCACCGCCTTCGGCATGATCGGCGTGCGCGGCACGAAATTCTTCGCCGGCCCCAATCGCGGCGTCTTCGCCGTCTTCGTCGAGCATGGCCGCGTCGAGGTGACGGGCGGCGGCGTGATGAAGGCGGTCGGCCGCGGCGAGGGCGTCGAGATCCGGGCGCCGGGCGAGGCGCCCGGCGCGGTCACGCAATGGGGCAAGGCCCGCATCCGCGAGGCCTATGCGAGCGTCGGCATCCGTTAA
- a CDS encoding CHASE2 domain-containing protein: protein MAKKYRPLAAGLVASLAGALTLFVLGETALERQRESYFDALTQAMPTAQSDRIVVVDIDRKAFQGAPNKDWTRAETAALVDRLAAARPAAVAFDFIFSTDCAAEEPANAALAGAIGRVPTVLGFLIGETLDGAPHPVPKLALQRPVGVPDLWFIEGTESSCAFLQDRSAAAAAAFLVGDEDAVVRRVQAYAILGNAAYPALGVEAARLAAGAHTPVLGGNPAWLRQDSRILRLDEDGSLRFVASGPAAIAARTFSAGDVVAGRVPAERIAGKVVLIGSSLPNLGGLRTSASMTLEPSVQIHADVANAILTDRIPTRDLGLLPLEAGFAFVVGAAAALAAARLRPLGAAMAGIGLIGLVFGASVLLYLRTALLSDAVGMSLIVATAALVTGLLQYAHVRRAEATARLRFAQYLPQSVVSRYIDNPDLGRVAGEERQVTALFTDIEGFSALAQKIGPHDLVRLLDIYFSEVNGLVARHGGMVDKVVGDAVHALFNAPDDLDRHVDKALACADEIRTLTEEMRRRPAFLDKDFGRTRIGVETGMAVLGEVGTGGKLDYTAHGDAVNLAARLQDANKFLGTQICVGPRAASETGRTLRAIGSHEIRGFGTMALFTLD from the coding sequence ATCGCCAAGAAATACAGGCCCCTTGCCGCCGGCCTCGTCGCCAGCCTTGCCGGCGCGCTCACCCTTTTCGTCCTCGGCGAGACGGCGCTGGAGCGCCAGCGCGAATCCTATTTCGACGCGTTGACGCAGGCGATGCCGACGGCGCAGAGCGACCGGATCGTCGTCGTCGACATCGACCGCAAGGCCTTCCAGGGCGCGCCGAACAAGGACTGGACGCGGGCCGAGACGGCCGCTTTGGTCGACCGGCTTGCGGCGGCAAGGCCCGCGGCCGTCGCCTTCGATTTCATCTTCAGCACGGATTGCGCGGCGGAAGAACCGGCCAATGCCGCCCTTGCCGGCGCTATCGGCCGGGTGCCGACCGTGCTCGGCTTCCTCATCGGCGAGACGCTGGACGGCGCACCGCATCCGGTTCCCAAGCTCGCCCTGCAGCGGCCGGTCGGTGTGCCGGATCTCTGGTTCATCGAGGGCACGGAAAGCTCCTGCGCCTTCCTGCAAGACAGGTCCGCGGCGGCGGCGGCCGCCTTCCTCGTCGGCGACGAGGATGCCGTGGTGCGCCGCGTGCAGGCCTATGCCATCCTCGGCAATGCGGCCTATCCGGCGCTCGGCGTGGAGGCCGCGCGGCTCGCGGCCGGCGCACATACCCCTGTCCTCGGCGGCAATCCCGCCTGGCTGCGGCAGGATTCGCGCATCCTGCGGCTCGACGAGGACGGCAGCCTGCGCTTCGTGGCGAGCGGACCGGCGGCGATCGCCGCGCGCACCTTCTCCGCCGGCGACGTGGTTGCGGGGCGCGTTCCGGCCGAGCGGATCGCCGGCAAGGTGGTGCTGATCGGCAGCAGCCTGCCCAATCTCGGCGGGCTTCGCACCAGCGCCTCCATGACGCTCGAACCCTCCGTGCAGATCCATGCGGACGTGGCGAACGCCATCCTCACCGACCGCATCCCGACACGGGACCTCGGCCTCCTGCCGCTGGAGGCCGGCTTCGCCTTCGTCGTGGGAGCGGCGGCGGCGCTGGCGGCGGCGCGGCTGCGGCCGCTCGGGGCGGCGATGGCCGGCATCGGCCTCATCGGCCTCGTCTTCGGCGCGTCCGTGCTGCTCTATCTGCGCACGGCGCTGCTTTCGGATGCGGTCGGCATGTCGCTGATCGTGGCGACGGCGGCGCTCGTCACCGGCCTCCTGCAATATGCCCACGTGCGCCGCGCCGAGGCGACGGCCCGCCTGCGCTTTGCGCAATACCTGCCGCAATCCGTCGTCTCGCGCTATATCGACAATCCCGACCTCGGGCGCGTGGCGGGCGAGGAGCGGCAGGTGACGGCGCTCTTCACCGATATCGAGGGCTTTTCCGCGCTCGCCCAGAAGATCGGACCGCACGACCTCGTCAGGCTGCTCGACATCTACTTCTCCGAGGTGAACGGCCTCGTCGCGCGCCATGGCGGCATGGTGGACAAGGTGGTGGGCGACGCGGTGCATGCGCTCTTCAACGCGCCCGACGATCTCGACCGGCATGTCGACAAGGCGCTCGCCTGCGCCGACGAGATCCGCACCCTGACGGAGGAGATGCGCCGCCGCCCCGCTTTCCTCGACAAGGATTTCGGCCGCACGCGCATCGGCGTCGAGACGGGCATGGCGGTGCTGGGGGAAGTGGGGACCGGCGGCAAGCTCGACTATACGGCGCATGGCGATGCGGTGAACCTCGCCGCGCGGCTGCAGGATGCCAACAAGTTCCTCGGCACGCAGATCTGCGTCGGCCCGCGCGCCGCAAGCGAGACCGGCCGCACGCTGCGCGCCATCGGCAGCCACGAGATCCGCGGCTTCGGCACGATGGCGCTCTTCACACTGGATTAA
- a CDS encoding Crp/Fnr family transcriptional regulator, which translates to MNEINRSAAFWRSFPIFEGFGKETIGEVAAIATYRKWPAGTVIFQRGDEGTYLIALVSGRIKLSLITPQGKELSLRQLEPGAVLGEMAILDGQPRSADATAAVATEGYVIAKRDFLDLIARHPAAAQAIIHYLCTKLRETTEQLETIALYDLDARVARFFLATLRTIHGEELPDSANLQLSLSQTEIAGILGASRPKINRSILVLEEAGAIRRNDGVIHCHVGRLYGIAEPDDA; encoded by the coding sequence ATGAACGAGATCAACAGAAGTGCTGCGTTCTGGCGTTCCTTTCCGATTTTCGAGGGGTTCGGCAAGGAAACGATCGGCGAGGTCGCGGCCATCGCAACCTACCGCAAATGGCCGGCCGGCACCGTCATCTTCCAGCGCGGCGACGAGGGCACCTATCTCATCGCGCTCGTCTCCGGCCGCATCAAGCTCTCGTTGATCACGCCGCAGGGCAAGGAACTGTCGCTGCGCCAGTTGGAGCCCGGCGCGGTGCTCGGCGAGATGGCGATCCTCGACGGCCAGCCGCGCTCGGCCGATGCCACGGCGGCCGTCGCCACGGAAGGCTATGTAATCGCCAAGCGCGACTTCCTCGACCTCATCGCGCGCCATCCGGCCGCCGCGCAGGCGATCATCCACTATCTCTGCACCAAGCTGCGCGAGACGACGGAGCAGCTCGAGACCATCGCGCTCTACGATCTCGACGCCCGCGTCGCCCGCTTCTTCCTGGCGACGCTGCGCACCATCCACGGCGAGGAACTGCCCGACAGCGCCAATCTCCAGCTTTCGCTGAGCCAGACCGAGATCGCCGGCATCCTCGGCGCCAGCCGGCCGAAGATCAACCGCTCCATCCTGGTGCTGGAAGAGGCCGGCGCCATCCGCCGCAATGACGGCGTCATCCATTGCCATGTCGGCCGGCTCTACGGCATCGCCGAGCCGGATGACGCATAG
- a CDS encoding DoxX family protein, with protein MPQNAVVLVGRILLALMFITSGYPKLIDPSGTAGMIAGAGLPAATALAYVAGLFELVSGLFILVGFQTRIAAYLLAAFSVFTALVFHSGAINIPDFPEGANGLLTVFNGLMMWKNITIAGGFLVLAAFGPGSISLDARRAAA; from the coding sequence ATGCCGCAGAACGCCGTCGTCCTCGTCGGACGCATCCTCCTCGCCCTCATGTTCATCACGTCGGGCTATCCGAAGCTGATCGATCCGTCGGGCACCGCCGGCATGATCGCCGGTGCGGGCCTCCCGGCCGCCACCGCACTCGCCTATGTCGCCGGCCTCTTCGAGCTGGTCTCCGGCCTCTTCATCCTCGTCGGCTTCCAGACGCGCATTGCCGCCTATCTGCTCGCTGCTTTCAGCGTCTTCACCGCTCTTGTCTTCCACAGCGGCGCGATCAACATTCCGGACTTCCCGGAAGGCGCAAACGGCCTGCTCACCGTCTTCAACGGCCTGATGATGTGGAAGAACATCACGATCGCCGGCGGCTTCCTCGTGCTCGCCGCCTTCGGCCCGGGCTCCATCTCGCTCGACGCCCGCCGCGCCGCGGCCTGA
- a CDS encoding orotate phosphoribosyltransferase, giving the protein MFSNSFPDRDVMAELMARMLWEIKAVHFRPEEPYKLASGMASPVYMDCRKLLSYPRIRSAIMDFAAATVTRNAGFERFDVIAGGETAGIPFAALLADRLGLPMIYVRKKPKGHGRNAQIEGVMAEGARVLVIEDLVTVGGSMFTFIDAIRAAGGVVEHGMSLFYYGIFREAEARYANGGVRLHHIATWRDVLAVARKEKLFDDATLASVEAFFDAPLAWSAKHGGVAELPTA; this is encoded by the coding sequence ATGTTTTCCAATTCCTTTCCGGACCGAGACGTGATGGCGGAGCTGATGGCCCGCATGCTGTGGGAGATCAAGGCGGTGCATTTCCGCCCGGAAGAGCCCTACAAGCTCGCCTCCGGCATGGCCTCGCCGGTCTACATGGACTGCCGCAAGCTGCTCTCCTATCCGCGCATCCGCTCGGCCATCATGGATTTCGCCGCCGCGACTGTCACCCGCAATGCCGGCTTCGAGCGCTTCGACGTGATTGCCGGCGGCGAGACGGCGGGCATTCCCTTCGCCGCGCTCTTGGCCGACCGCCTCGGCCTGCCGATGATCTATGTGCGCAAGAAGCCGAAGGGCCACGGCCGCAACGCCCAGATCGAGGGCGTGATGGCGGAGGGCGCGCGCGTCCTCGTCATCGAGGACCTCGTGACGGTCGGCGGCTCCATGTTCACCTTCATCGACGCCATCCGCGCGGCCGGCGGCGTGGTGGAGCACGGCATGTCGCTGTTCTACTACGGCATCTTCAGGGAAGCCGAGGCGCGCTATGCCAATGGCGGCGTCAGGCTGCACCACATCGCCACCTGGCGTGACGTGCTGGCCGTCGCCCGCAAGGAAAAGCTCTTCGACGACGCGACGCTCGCCTCCGTCGAGGCCTTCTTCGATGCGCCGCTCGCCTGGTCGGCGAAGCACGGCGGCGTCGCGGAACTGCCGACCGCATAA
- a CDS encoding carbohydrate kinase has translation MILCCGEALIDMLPRTTTLGEDAYAPYAGGAIFNTAIALGRLGVPAGFFTGLSDDMMGDILRKTLGESGVDYSYCATLSRPTTVAFVKLVDGHATYAFYDENTAGRMITEAELPVLGADCEALHFGAISLIPEPCGSTYEALLAREHEKRVISLDPNIRPGFIRDKDAHMGRIRRMAAMSDIVKFSDEDLAWFGLEGDEDALARHWLHHGAKLVVVTRGAEGAVGYTADHKVTVPSERVTVVDTVGAGDTFDAGVLASLKMQNLLTKQQVTKLSEDQIARALALGAKAAAVTVSRAGANPPWAKEIGLA, from the coding sequence ATGATCCTGTGTTGTGGTGAAGCGCTGATCGACATGCTGCCGCGGACGACGACGCTCGGCGAGGATGCCTATGCGCCCTATGCGGGCGGCGCGATCTTCAACACGGCGATCGCGCTCGGCCGCCTCGGCGTTCCGGCCGGCTTCTTCACCGGCCTTTCCGACGACATGATGGGCGACATCCTGCGCAAGACGCTGGGCGAGAGCGGCGTCGACTACAGCTATTGCGCCACGCTGTCGCGCCCGACCACCGTCGCCTTCGTCAAGCTGGTCGATGGCCATGCGACCTATGCCTTCTACGACGAGAACACCGCCGGCCGCATGATCACCGAGGCCGAGCTCCCGGTTCTCGGCGCGGATTGCGAGGCGCTGCATTTCGGCGCCATCAGCCTCATTCCCGAACCCTGCGGCTCCACCTACGAGGCGCTGCTGGCGCGCGAGCACGAAAAGCGCGTCATCTCGCTCGACCCGAACATCCGCCCCGGCTTCATCCGGGACAAGGACGCCCATATGGGCCGCATCCGCCGCATGGCGGCCATGTCCGACATCGTGAAGTTCTCCGACGAGGACCTCGCCTGGTTCGGCCTCGAAGGCGACGAGGATGCGCTCGCCCGCCACTGGCTGCACCACGGCGCGAAGCTCGTCGTCGTGACGCGCGGCGCGGAAGGTGCGGTCGGCTATACGGCGGACCACAAGGTCACGGTGCCGAGCGAGCGCGTGACCGTGGTCGACACGGTCGGCGCCGGCGACACGTTCGATGCGGGCGTGCTCGCCTCGCTGAAGATGCAGAACCTGCTCACCAAGCAGCAGGTGACAAAGCTCTCCGAAGACCAGATCGCCAGGGCGCTGGCGCTCGGCGCCAAGGCCGCCGCCGTCACCGTCTCCAGAGCCGGTGCGAACCCGCCCTGGGCAAAGGAAATCGGCCTCGCCTGA
- a CDS encoding GcrA family cell cycle regulator — MNWTDERVEKLKKLWSEGLSASQIAAQLGGVSRNAVIGKVHRLNLPGRAKAGGTQTASRPKRPAAATPRPSNFAARPVAARPAARSAGNALTKEEIDADFDMQSAQLPVPANGNNGVVVPMSRKLELTQLTERTCKWPIGDPLNDDFHFCGNESPDNSPYCTYHQRLAYQPSAERRRMR; from the coding sequence ATGAACTGGACAGACGAGCGCGTCGAGAAACTCAAGAAGCTCTGGAGCGAAGGCCTGAGCGCGAGCCAGATCGCAGCCCAGCTCGGCGGCGTGAGCCGCAACGCCGTCATCGGCAAGGTGCACCGGCTGAACCTGCCGGGCCGCGCCAAGGCCGGCGGAACGCAGACCGCCTCGCGTCCGAAGCGCCCGGCAGCAGCGACCCCGCGTCCGTCGAACTTCGCCGCCCGCCCCGTCGCTGCCCGCCCGGCAGCCCGCTCCGCCGGCAACGCGCTGACCAAGGAAGAGATCGACGCCGATTTCGACATGCAGAGCGCGCAGCTCCCGGTTCCGGCCAACGGCAACAACGGGGTCGTCGTACCGATGTCGCGCAAGCTGGAACTGACGCAGCTCACCGAGCGCACCTGCAAGTGGCCGATCGGCGACCCGCTGAACGACGACTTCCATTTCTGCGGCAACGAGTCCCCGGACAACTCGCCCTACTGCACCTACCACCAGCGCCTCGCCTACCAGCCCTCGGCCGAGCGCCGCCGGATGCGCTGA